The genomic segment CCGCGAGATTATGGGTAATGAACAGAAAGGACAGGCCGAGTTCGGCCTGCAGACGATTGAGTAGGTTCAGGATCTGGGCCTGGACCGACACATCCAACGCGCTGGTGGGCTCGTCGCAGACGATGAGTTTCGGACTGACCGCCAGGGCACGTGCGATACAGATGCGCTGGCGCTGCCCCCCGGAAAACTCGTGCGGATAGCGTTCCCGCGCCGCAGCTGTCAAACCTACTTGCTCCAACAACTGCGCCACCCGGGCGCGGCGCGCGGCGCGGTCCGCTCCCACTCCGAGGGCCGTCATCCCCTCCTCCACGATGTCCCCTACCATCATGCGCGGGTTCATGGAGGAATAGGGGTCCTGAAAGATGATCTGCAGGTCCGCTCGCCGCCGGCGCAGCGCCGCACCGCGCAGCTCCGTCAGCTCCGCCCCCGCGAACCGCACATGGCCCGCAGTGGGACGGATCAGCTGCAGAATACCCTTGGCCACTGTGGTCTTGCCGCAGCCGGATTCACCTACCAGCGCAAGCGTTCGCCCACCACGCACCTCCAGAGATACCCCGTCAACTGCATGCACCCATCCGCTCGCACGCTGGAACAACCCCGTGTGGATCGGGAAGTACACCTTGAGGCCGTCCACCTGCAGCAGTTCACCGTCCCGCTGCGCGGCGGCGCGCGTCACCCCGGTAACCGGCGCCGCAGGCTCCGACCCCTCCCGGGGCCCCTCCGCCGCGAAACGCGGATCGTAACGGTGGCAGCGCACACCGTGCCCGTCCGGAAGGATCGACCACACCGGGACCGTTGCACGGCAGGTGTCCCACGCGAAGCCACAGCGCTCGGCAAACCGGCAACCCGGGAATATCTGGGCCAAGGACGGCACCGACCCGGGAATCACTGCCAATGCGTGCTCGCGCTTCTCCATGCCGGGCAACGACTCGAACAGCTTGCGACTGTAGGGATGGCGCGGAGCCGCGAAGAACTGCGCCCGCGGGGCCTCCTCTACCACATGGCCCGCGTACATCACGCCCACCCGGTCCGCCGTCTGCGCCACCACCCCCAGATCATGAGTAATCAGCAGCAAGGCCATGCCGGTGTCGCGCTGCAGGCCACGCAGGAGTTCCAGCACCTGCGCCTGAATCGTCACGTCCAAGGCGGTGGTAGGCTCGTCGGCAATCAACAGCTGCGGCTCTCCCGCCAGCGCGATCGCAATCATCACCCGCTGTTTCATACCGCCCGATAGCTGGTGCGGATATTCGCCGATACGCCGCGGCGGATCCGGAAGCCCGACCGCGTCCAACAATTCCAGGGTGCGACGGCGTAAAATCGCACCGCGCAAGCCCTGATGAACCTGCACCGCCTCGCCGATCTGCCGCCCCACGGTAAGCACCGGATTAAGCGACGTCATCGGCTCCTGAAAAATCATACCGATCTGTCCGCCACGTACGCGGCGCATTTCCGCTTCCGACAACTCCAGCAGATTCCGGTCCCTGAGCATCACGCGCCCGGCGACAATCCGCCCCGCGGGCTGCGGCACCAACCGCAGGATCGACAGCGCGGTCATGGACTTGCCGCAACCGGATTCGCCGAGCAGCGCGAAGGTTTCGCCACGACGGATCGCGAGATTCAGCCCATCCACCGCACGTACGGCCGTTGCACCGTCGCCGATCCGGGTCTCCAGGCCCTCGATACTCAGCAGGACTTCCGTCATCTCGGTATCCAACTCCCAACGCCACGCACCGGTCATCACGCTGATGCACTAACGGGAACCATCAACCTTTACGCAGCCGGGGGTCAAAGGCGTCGCGCACCGCGTCGGCGAACAAGTTTGCCGACAGTACCAGAACAAACATGAACAGGAAAGCCGCCAACAAGGACCACCACACAACCGGCTCCCGCGCCAGCTCCAGCCGTGCGCGGTTGATCATATTGCCCCAACTGTAAGTGCTGGGATCCACCCCGACGCCGACATAGGACAGTACCGCCTCCGCAAGCACCAAACCACTGAAATCCAGGACCACCGAGATCAGCACGATGTGCATCACATTGGGCAGGATGTGGCGCACCAGCACCCGCGGATGACTCACGCCAAATGCCTGCGCCGCCTGCACGTAGTCCAGCTCACGCAGTTTGAGGGCCTCGCCGCGCAGCAGCCGGCACAGTCCCGTCCAGCTCGTAACTCCCAGGATAATGCACAGGAACAGCAGGCGCAGATCGGCGCGCGCGATCACTGTCTCAAACATGGTTGGATGATTCGCCATGTAGACCTCCAGCATAAGAATCGCGGCCGCAATCAACAGTACGCCGGGTATCGAATTGAGGGTCGTATAGAGATACTGAATCACGTCATCAACCCAACCGCGAAAATAGCCTGCTGCAATCCCCAGCACAAGCGCGAAGGGCAACATCACCAGGGTGGTCAATGTGCCGATCATCAACCCGGTCCGAATGCTCTTGATGGTCTGATAAAGCACGTCCTCGCCGACCTTGTCGGTACCAAACACGTGATAGTGCACCGCCAGATGACCGGTAACGGAAGCGAAGAGCATCAGTATGCCGAGGGTGTAGAGTGCCACGTTCCAAGGCAATTCTGTATCACCGCCCAGCACTGCCTTCAGCATGGAAATGAAAGCGCGACCCCTGCGGAACGCCATGACCACCACGAGCAGGCCGGTCACACCCATCCACCACAAGGCCGCGGCTGCCGCACCACGTAGCGCGGTCCACTCGATGTCCGGCCACTTATCGCGGGCCGGATCCGCAAGTTGTGCCCCGCCGTAACGCAACCGCGGGTAGATCCGGACCTCGCGCCCATCCGGACGCTCCACGGTCTCCCGGCTGAACAGGTGCGTCGCCAGTGGCGCAGAATAGGTACGCTCGTCGTGGGTGCGCAGGTCCGTGAGCATCACGTCAAGCAGACTCAGTACCTGACCGGAGTAGCGACCGGCGGACCCCGATGATGCGGGCTCCACCGCAAGGCGGAAGTGCACCGAGTCCAGCATCCCCACCGCGAGGTAGGCGCTCAAAATCACCAGCGCCGCCACCCCTAGCCGATCCTGCAGGACCCGGCGCCACGGCGCCCGCAGGTGCTCGCGCTGGCGTGCATACAGAGCCAGGGCCACTACGGCCGCGACCAGCACATAGAGCAGCAGATCCGTCCACAGGAATACCGGCTTTACCATGACCCGCGCGCTCCCCGCGGTTTGGTCCCTACAACTTGGCCGATCCGCTTCATGTCAGCCGGATCCGCGGATCTACCAGGGTATAGGAGATATCGGTCAGCAACAGCCCCAGGATGTAGAGCACCGAGCCCAAGAACACCATCGTGCGAACGATCGCAAAGTCCTGGCTCTGTATCGCGTCGATGGTATAGCTCCCCAGTCCGGGTATGCCAAAGAAGGATTCCAGAATCAGATTTCCGGTGAACAGCAGGGGCAGAATAACTACCGCACCAGTGAGAATCGGGACCATGCCATTTTTGAGCACATGGCGAAACAGCACCTGGATCTCGGACAAACCCTTGGCACGCGCCGTGCGCACGTAATCCTTTCCGTATTCTTCCAGGAACAAGGTGCGGTACCAGCGTGTTCCTGATCCGATCCCGGATGCCACGCCCACCGCCACCGGCAGCACCAAGAACTTGAAGGCGCTAAAACCGCCCGCATAGCCGGAAATCGGGACCAAGTGCATTAGTTTCCCGACAAGATACTGCCCGGCGATGATGTAAAACAGGCTCGAAATAGACATCAACACCACTGTCAGAACCACCGCCGACAGTTCTACGTAAGTGGAACGGAAGAACACAATCAGCAGGGCAAACGTGATGTTGGTCAACAGGCCGACGATGAATACCGGGACGGCAATCGCCAAGCTTGGCCACATGCGCTGGCGGATATCGTAGCCGATATCCCGTCCGCTGTCCGAACGTCCGAAGTGAAACAGAAAGAGGCGAATCGATTTCTGGAAAAATATAGTATCCGTAAACCTCTCCAACCCGGACTGGGTGGAATTGTAGAGCATGGGGAGATCGTAGCCACGCTCGTGCTTCCATATCTGGATCGCCTCGGGTGTCACGCGCTTGACACCGAGCTGCATACGGGCAATATCGTCCGGGGAATTCACGGAAAAAAACAACACGAAAGTAATTAGGTTTACACCGATCAGAATCGGAATTGCATACAGTACGCGCCGTATCACATAGGCCAACATCGCGGGAACCTCTCTACCTCGGATCGGCTCTACGGAGTCGTTGTTCCATTCTCGTCAGTCGGCCGCGGAGCCACCGGGGCGGCGGTGTTCCCGGTACAAATAGGTCGCGAGTGCCGGGAGCGTGAACAGCGCCACCAAGGCCAGCAACGGCCACAGTACCGGCCGGTTCCAGCGACGCCGCAGCTTGGCACGCAAGTCTGGGTCGATCCGTATGTATTTTAATGTGTTGTTTGCCATCAGGTTCGGCTTCACGTTGTGGTCCCAGGCATGATAAAGGCGAAACTCCTTGGGATGAAAACCCCAGACCCACGGCGCGTCGCGGTCCGCGATACGCACCATCCGGTCGATAACGGCCTGGCGTCCCGGACCATTATCCATATTCTTCATCTGGTCGAACAAACGGTCGAATGCGGGATTTTGGTAATTGGCCGCATTCTCCCCGCCGTGCTCGACCTTGCCGTTAGGCCCATAGAGCAGAAACAGGAAGTTCTCCGGGTCCGGATAGTCGGCAGTCCAACCCCACAGGAATATCTGCTCCGTCCCCTTCTGCATCTTGTCCTGGAAACGATTGTAGAAAGTGCTCCGGACCACGAGTTGTATGCCAAGTTTCGCGAACTGCTTCCGATACCAATCCAGCAGCGCCTTTTCGTCCGGCCCGGAGTTGGAGGCGATATCCAGGTACAGGATCAGCGGAACACCGGTCTTGCGGTCCACGCCGCCGGGGTAACCGGCTTGAGCAAGGAGGTTGCGTGCATCGGCCACGGTCTTGCGCTGGGGCCGACCGTCCTTCCAATCATAGACGTAGCGATCAATCCCCTGCGGCCCCTGGCGGTAACCGAAAATGCCGGGGGGCAACGGACCCTGGGCGGCGATCCCGCGTCCGTTGCGGAATATCGCCACGTATTCCTCGTAATTGACGGCAATGGAGATTGCCTGGCGCAGCTTACGTGCCGCCTCGGAGTAACCGCCCACGGTGGGATCCAGCATATTGAAGCCCATGTAGTAGATCGCCGGCGCCACGCTGGTGCGTAGCGCAATGCCTTTGGCCTTCATGGCCGGCGTCAGGCTCACCTGCCCCTGGCCCCCGATCTGCACCGCCTGATCGAAACTGTCCGAGGAGATCCCGGACACGTCATAGTATCCCTGCAGAAACTTGGTCCAGTATGGGATACTCTCCTTCTCCAGACTGAACACCACGCGATTCACAAACGGAAGCGGTCGCCCGGCATCCGCGAGCAGCCCTTGTTCCCGATCCCCCGGGGCGCCTTCCCGCGGGTAGGTCTCATGGTGAAAATTCGGGTTCCGGCTGAGCACCATACGCCGGTTGGGATTGTTTTCAGTCAGCATGTACGGGCCGGTACCTACCGGATACCAGTCCAGCGAAATATTGCGTTCGGCCAGTCCCGGCTGCGCGTAGAACCGCACCACCTCCGGCGGTACCGGTGCAAAGAAGGGCATCGCCAGCCAGTAGAGAAACTGGGGGTACTTGCCGCGGATCTTGATGCGATAGGTGTAGCGATTCACCACCTGTGCACCCTCCAGGGGGTAGCGATTCAGATCCAGGTAGCCCTTCGGCTGACTGTTCCGGGCTTTCTGGAGTGCGGCCGCGAGGCGCCGCAAGCCGACGATGTATCCACTCATCAGGCCATAGATCGGCGAATGCAGTTCGGGATCCGCCAGCCGCTTGATCTCGTATACGTAGTCCGCCGCCACCAGCTCCCGGGTGCCGGTCGCGTGAAAATCCGAAAGGGTGTCGATCTCACTCACTTCGCCCGGCGTCAGGTGCCGGTAGACCCACCGGCCGCTGGCGTCCCGGGCGAAGGCGGGATGCGGCTGGTAGAGTATCCCGGGCTTGATATGGATCTCATATACCGTATAGGCAATCTGGTCAGGCGGCGTATCCGCGGGCAATGGCCGGCCCGCGTGATCCAGATATACCGCCCGTGGCATCCGTGTGGCGGTTAGGGGGACAAGCTGATAAGGACGTTTCAGATATTGATATTGCAACGGTGGTTCGTAAATCTGCGAAATGAACTCATATTCGTTGGCGTTGTATGCCCGCGCCGGATCCAGGTGTTTCGGGCGCTCCGAGAACGCACTGTAGAGCACGTTGGCCCGTGCATCCGCCGCGGGATACGGATCGTTCCAGGGGGCCTTGCTACACCCCCCCAAACACACTGATCCAAGGACCACCATGGCCAGAGCCATGCCACGAACTGCCATCGGCCAGTGCCAGCGGGTACCGGACAGTGTCGGGTTCATGACCGTCTGCGGGGCAATCCGCGCAGACACCGCCGCACCTCGGGACCCACGCCGTCGAGCCCCAGTAGCGGCACTGTAACAGCGGGGTGCCCGTTCGCCATGGCCGTCCACGGACCTATCGGGTAGCGCATCGCGTCACCTCTTCCCCATCATGGGAATTTCCGGTACCTTACCCCACCATGGGTTCGACATCCAATACCGAGTCCGGTCACCTAACCTACGCCGACCTGCATACGCGCACCGGAGCGTAAAATGGGATTACTGTCTGGAAAACGTGCACTGATCGCGGGTCTCGCAAGCAACCGGTCGATCGCGTGGGGTATTGCGCAGGCGATGCAACGGGAAGGCGCGGAACTGGCTTTCACCTATCAGGGGGAGAAACTCCAGGGCCGCGCTGAAAAGCTGGCCGGGGAGTGTGGCTCTGAGATCGTGTTGCCCTGCGACGTGGGTAGCGATGCGGAGATCGAGGCAGTCTTCGAACGGCTCGATGACTACTGGGAACATCTAGACATCATTGTTCACTCGGTCGCCTTTGCCCCCCGTGAACAACTGCAGGGGGACTATCTCGATGGTGTCACGCGGGACGGTTTCCGCATCGCACACGACATCAGTTCCTATAGTTTCGCGGCCTTTGCGAAGGCCGGACGCAACATGATGCAGGGACGCAACGGCGCACTGCTGACCATGAGCTACCTGGGCTCCCAACGCGC from the Chromatiales bacterium 21-64-14 genome contains:
- a CDS encoding peptide ABC transporter permease, which produces MVKPVFLWTDLLLYVLVAAVVALALYARQREHLRAPWRRVLQDRLGVAALVILSAYLAVGMLDSVHFRLAVEPASSGSAGRYSGQVLSLLDVMLTDLRTHDERTYSAPLATHLFSRETVERPDGREVRIYPRLRYGGAQLADPARDKWPDIEWTALRGAAAAALWWMGVTGLLVVVMAFRRGRAFISMLKAVLGGDTELPWNVALYTLGILMLFASVTGHLAVHYHVFGTDKVGEDVLYQTIKSIRTGLMIGTLTTLVMLPFALVLGIAAGYFRGWVDDVIQYLYTTLNSIPGVLLIAAAILMLEVYMANHPTMFETVIARADLRLLFLCIILGVTSWTGLCRLLRGEALKLRELDYVQAAQAFGVSHPRVLVRHILPNVMHIVLISVVLDFSGLVLAEAVLSYVGVGVDPSTYSWGNMINRARLELAREPVVWWSLLAAFLFMFVLVLSANLFADAVRDAFDPRLRKG
- a CDS encoding enoyl-[acyl-carrier-protein] reductase (Catalyzes a key regulatory step in fatty acid biosynthesis), whose amino-acid sequence is MGLLSGKRALIAGLASNRSIAWGIAQAMQREGAELAFTYQGEKLQGRAEKLAGECGSEIVLPCDVGSDAEIEAVFERLDDYWEHLDIIVHSVAFAPREQLQGDYLDGVTRDGFRIAHDISSYSFAAFAKAGRNMMQGRNGALLTMSYLGSQRAMPNYNVMGLAKASLEANVRYMANCLGPEGIRVNAVSAGPIKTLAAAGIGDFRRLLDYAERSSPLRRNVTIEDVGNAAAFLCSDMAAGITGDVLYVDAGYHMIGVGAGLETD
- a CDS encoding peptide ABC transporter substrate-binding protein, which produces MALAMVVLGSVCLGGCSKAPWNDPYPAADARANVLYSAFSERPKHLDPARAYNANEYEFISQIYEPPLQYQYLKRPYQLVPLTATRMPRAVYLDHAGRPLPADTPPDQIAYTVYEIHIKPGILYQPHPAFARDASGRWVYRHLTPGEVSEIDTLSDFHATGTRELVAADYVYEIKRLADPELHSPIYGLMSGYIVGLRRLAAALQKARNSQPKGYLDLNRYPLEGAQVVNRYTYRIKIRGKYPQFLYWLAMPFFAPVPPEVVRFYAQPGLAERNISLDWYPVGTGPYMLTENNPNRRMVLSRNPNFHHETYPREGAPGDREQGLLADAGRPLPFVNRVVFSLEKESIPYWTKFLQGYYDVSGISSDSFDQAVQIGGQGQVSLTPAMKAKGIALRTSVAPAIYYMGFNMLDPTVGGYSEAARKLRQAISIAVNYEEYVAIFRNGRGIAAQGPLPPGIFGYRQGPQGIDRYVYDWKDGRPQRKTVADARNLLAQAGYPGGVDRKTGVPLILYLDIASNSGPDEKALLDWYRKQFAKLGIQLVVRSTFYNRFQDKMQKGTEQIFLWGWTADYPDPENFLFLLYGPNGKVEHGGENAANYQNPAFDRLFDQMKNMDNGPGRQAVIDRMVRIADRDAPWVWGFHPKEFRLYHAWDHNVKPNLMANNTLKYIRIDPDLRAKLRRRWNRPVLWPLLALVALFTLPALATYLYREHRRPGGSAAD
- a CDS encoding peptide ABC transporter permease; the encoded protein is MLAYVIRRVLYAIPILIGVNLITFVLFFSVNSPDDIARMQLGVKRVTPEAIQIWKHERGYDLPMLYNSTQSGLERFTDTIFFQKSIRLFLFHFGRSDSGRDIGYDIRQRMWPSLAIAVPVFIVGLLTNITFALLIVFFRSTYVELSAVVLTVVLMSISSLFYIIAGQYLVGKLMHLVPISGYAGGFSAFKFLVLPVAVGVASGIGSGTRWYRTLFLEEYGKDYVRTARAKGLSEIQVLFRHVLKNGMVPILTGAVVILPLLFTGNLILESFFGIPGLGSYTIDAIQSQDFAIVRTMVFLGSVLYILGLLLTDISYTLVDPRIRLT
- a CDS encoding ABC transporter ATP-binding protein, whose protein sequence is MTEVLLSIEGLETRIGDGATAVRAVDGLNLAIRRGETFALLGESGCGKSMTALSILRLVPQPAGRIVAGRVMLRDRNLLELSEAEMRRVRGGQIGMIFQEPMTSLNPVLTVGRQIGEAVQVHQGLRGAILRRRTLELLDAVGLPDPPRRIGEYPHQLSGGMKQRVMIAIALAGEPQLLIADEPTTALDVTIQAQVLELLRGLQRDTGMALLLITHDLGVVAQTADRVGVMYAGHVVEEAPRAQFFAAPRHPYSRKLFESLPGMEKREHALAVIPGSVPSLAQIFPGCRFAERCGFAWDTCRATVPVWSILPDGHGVRCHRYDPRFAAEGPREGSEPAAPVTGVTRAAAQRDGELLQVDGLKVYFPIHTGLFQRASGWVHAVDGVSLEVRGGRTLALVGESGCGKTTVAKGILQLIRPTAGHVRFAGAELTELRGAALRRRRADLQIIFQDPYSSMNPRMMVGDIVEEGMTALGVGADRAARRARVAQLLEQVGLTAAARERYPHEFSGGQRQRICIARALAVSPKLIVCDEPTSALDVSVQAQILNLLNRLQAELGLSFLFITHNLAVVSYLAHEVAVMYLGRIVERGTVEEVLRGPLHPYTQALLSAVPVIEPESRREVIRLEGDPPSPVHPPLGCHFHARCPQTMPICRERYPEETRVSATHRVLCHLHGP